The Vicia villosa cultivar HV-30 ecotype Madison, WI unplaced genomic scaffold, Vvil1.0 ctg.000077F_1_1, whole genome shotgun sequence genome segment GGAGAGTCACAAATAAAATCGCGATGGCATAGGTTGAGTAACATAGTTAAAAATTTTGCAGGATGCTACAAAGCAGCCTTTGAGAAAAAGAAAAGTGGCAGCTCTGAGTCTGATATCATGGGAAATGCGTATACACTTTATTATCAAGACGAAGGCGAACACTTCAAGTTAGAGTTTGCGTGGCGATTGTTGAAAGATGAACCTAAATGGttgaatgcatcatttgaagGAACTAGTAAACGAACAAAGGTTTCTGCTTCTGGAACATACTCGACAACTTCTAATCTCGAGACACCTTCAAGTTGTGAATACAATGCAGCTTCACCTACCGTGGTTTGTCCAACGGAGACAGAAGTTGAGAAAAGAAAGGGAAAGTCAAAATCGGAGGAAACATCTTCGGCTAATGTTGAGGTAATTGAAATGGAAAAGATTCCGAAGACAAAAGTTCTTGTCATGGCAGAAATGGCACGAATCCAAGATGAACAAAATAAGTTGAAGGAGAAAGAGTTGAATCTGAAGGAGAGAGAGTTTGAGCTAGAATTTCTCTTTAAGGATACGTCTGGGATGACAGCAAGACAACAACGAGATCATGAGATGTTGTGTAATGTGATTAGAAAAAAACATGGAATTATGTAATGTAATGCAATGTAAATGATGTTTTAGTCAAGGTAGTCATTGTTCAAAATGTTGTATTTTTCAAACTAGTCTTTATGTTGTCTTGTTAACACCTTAGAAGATTTTCCCACCTTTCAATCTTGTTCCATCTTCTTATCAAATTGTCTCAGCTTTAGGATAATCTtgtttcttgaattctttcttgccAATTAACTGTTCTGAAATCTTCTGCAACTGGATAACCACGTAACTAGCATCAAAATGTCTGGTTTTGTTTGAATATTCGGCACATACTTGTTTTTGTTGTTTCCTCAACTCCGATACAATGGAGTCAGAATTTAATTTGTGGTTTCATATATCAGAGTTTTTTGTTGGTTGAATTAAATTTTACATTAGTTTTAGCTTGGATTTGAATTGAAATTTGTTAACTAGTTTGATGTTAGCTAATCATGATTTAATCTGTGTTTTTTGTATCCATATATTCccactttttttcaaatcctactaaaACCCTTTGAAAAGTACATATTTTGTGTTTCTAAtagaaatcaaataaaatcaatagaCTCCAGACACATCATTTTCCGTCTGAAAGCAAGGTTAATGTGACTATTAAACTTTCTTCATTGTATTTTATAGTGTCTTTGTTCCATTCACGCCGACACATCACTTTTCGTCTGAAAGCAAGGGTAACGTGACTATTAAACTATCTTCAGTATTAATTTATTTCAAATTGTAGAATTCAAACAAGCATCTAATGCACATCCAAATCGTACAATCCAAATATGTGACAAACACTATATTATCCTATTGGATTCTATAACCTCAGTTGGGTGTTTCTTAAgacaaaaatgtgtttttttaatttCTCATGGTAACCGCTGTTTCTATTCCGTAGTGAAATCAAGATAGATGAAATGTTGAACACGACCATCGTGTGAAATCAAGATAGATGAAATGTTGAACATGACCATAGAGGAGGTACTTGCAAAAGGTTAGAACTCTAACACTCAAGTTAGTGTTTGAATGAGGTGAAAGTTGCAATTGTATGTAAGAAGAATATATAGGTGTGACTCAGGACACACTTAAGAAGATACAGTTAAAATTGTTTCCAATTTGTCCAGCGTAGAGTGCGGGAAATGGTTGGATGTAATCAACAGTCGAGATGATGAGGGAGGAAACTATGTTTCTATGCGGTATCCAGAAGTGAAGACCCATATGTGTGTTAGTGAATATGATTTTTTTGCTAAATTAGGCCTTTGGCGAGCCCGAAACAATTTTCTCCAAGTCTTAGCTATTAACTTTGAAGCAAGGAAAGTTAAAGTAGAAATCCATGAGACCAACCTAAGAATAGGTGTCTTCGAGGTGTAGCTCGTCTGTTGAATGAATGCGCTAGGAAGAGATAACTTTGTTGTGGGCTTGTGGCGCTGAATGGAAGGTAGTTGGCAtttataacatatatattttaatgcTTTTTGTGCAGACATAACATTGCTACGAAAGAGGTCTCCATGTGCACCCACACACGTAGGTTAGGGAGGCGACACACATACGTATACTCGAATGCATTCAAGTGCAATTATGGGTTTGAGAATTCATTTGAGTCATTGGATATATGGATGCAAAAGGGTCGACCCGCCCCGTTTTGACGCCCAATCAATAACCCGTCTTAAAAAAAGCGGGGCAGACCAATTAGAGGTGTAGGGTTGAAAATCTCACCTCCCCTTTTTGTGACGATTTTGGACGATTTTTTTCAAGTTGCCTTTTTGGATAAGGTACTTTATTTCTTTCTTCAATTGGTGACAACCGTCAAGAAGATGACCATTGACTTTGTGGTACTTGCACTACTTGTTGTGCTCGTTTCCCATGACCTCCCACTTTGGAGTAGAAGGAGACACGATGTCGTGACTTAGAGTGCCCTTGACAGATCTCGGTAAAATTGACTTAGACCACACTCTCACTTAACATTTAGTTGCCTTAATCATTATTTCACAATTGTGAGATGAGGCACCAACAGCAATAACATTAATAGTTAATTCATAGCGGGTATGTAGACCACTGTGGAGGAATGTGTGGCTACAACGAAGTCCTGCAAGACAAAGCCTTGCATCTTCAGCAACCGCTTATGAACACAATCCAACAGTGGGGGACGAGTTCTTGGATCCATAACCTCTCTCTAATAAAATTTGAGGCACTTCGATTCCATAGAACTTCAAGTCTTCGTCCCTAATAGCCTACGACAGAAAGAGCGGCCTACATAAATCCATCGTCTCCATCAACACTCAAATGGAAAAATTAGCATCGATGATTCTTTGAAATGCAAATTATGATTCAGCACTTTCAATGAGGTAGCTCCGAGGTGGTACATGAACCTCCCTAGACTTTTGGTCGACCCGCCCCGTTTTAACGCCCAATCAATAACCCGTCTTAAAAAAAGCGGGGCAGACCAATTAGAGGTGTAGGGTTGAAAATCTCACCTCCCCTTTTTGTGACGATTTTGGACGATTTTTTTCAAGTTGCCTTTTTGGATAAGGTACTTTATTTCTTTCTTCAATTGGTGACAAGAAGATGACCATTGACTTTGTGGTACTTGCAGTGCTAGTTTCCCATGACCTCCCACTTTGGAGTATAATCCACTTGTGGTAAATACAATTGTGGGAGCTCTGTTTGCGTTAGAGAGTGCTAAAAGGCTTTATGATTCTGAATCTATACAAGTGGATTATACCATATAACCATGTTGGTGTAATATTTGAGAAAAACATTTTAGTTGGAGAGATGATAGTTGAGAGAGAAACATTTTAATTTGGCGGATAAACAttttaataataaacataaaaaaaatacatatttttaatataatcggaAAAATCATTTGGCAAAATATGCATAACACATTAGGAGCAAGATAATAGGCACTGTTTGGTCAAAATAAGCAAGCAATAAGCAATATTTTTTGGATTACACTAATGGAGGAAGAGAGCACTTCGAACGCCACCGTAGAGTCCAATACCAGTGACCGCATCAAGCTTAACGTTGGCGGAAAGCTCTTCGAGACCACGCTTTCTACTATCCGCTCCGGCGGTCCAGACTCCCTCCTTTTCGCACTATCCAACCGCTTTTCCAACGACCCGAACCCGGTTTTCATAGACCGCGACCCAGAGATCTTCTCGGTTCTCCTCTCTCTCCTCCGCACCACCCACCTCCCTTCCACCGCCTTCCGCTTCTCCAAGCAAGAACTCGCCGACGAAGCCAACTTCTACGGCATTGACTCTCACCTCAAGGCCGCCACTTCTCCACCGCCCTTCTCCGGCATCGATGCTTCAATTGTCGGAACCGTCCGTCCTGCATCCGAAGGCTTCCCTTCCACTTTCACCGCCGCGGATAACGGCTCTGTCTGGATCGCTCACGGTGGTCAACTATCAAGCTACGACTGGAACCTAATCCACTCCGCAACGGTTCGCACTCACCTCGATGATATCAAATCGATTTGCAGAGTCTGGCCAGAGATCGCGGCTGTCGGAACTGCATCCGATGCCGGTTTACACTTTTACAACTTCTCCGGCAGTCGCCATGTAGGTTCAATTCATTGGAGCGATCCAACGGATCCGCGAATCTTCAAAGCGCGAGTCAACGCGATAACCGCATCGGAGAATTCCGTTTTCGCCTCATTCGATTGTTCTCACAGGGAGAATTGCATCCTCGAGGTTGATAAGGCTAAGATCCAGATCGTGTCGCAATTAGGTCGACAATCGGGGAACCAGGCGAAGCACATGGTTCCCATGAAATTGACGTGGATACAGTCCACCGGAGTTCTCGTAGGGAGCGCGGTCACTGGCGGAGCGTTTGGTTACTCCGGATACATCCGGTTGTGGGATCCTAAGTCCGGGGAGGTGGTTTGGGAAACACACGAACCAGGCGCGTCGGGTAGGAGCAGTAGGTTTGGGGATTCATTTTCTGCTATAGAGGTTGATGTTGAAAAGATGTTACTATTTAAGTTGTGCTCGAAGTCCGGGGATTTAGCTATGGCAGATATGCGTCGTTTGGGTGATGATCCTTGGATTTATTTGAAGGAGAAGAACCCTAGTTTATGGACAGATGGTGGTGATGGGAGTACTAGTAGTGTGGTACATTGTTACAAGGGACAAGTTTTTGTAGGGAGAGGTGGAGAGTTGGAGGTTTGGTCAAGGGTGCAAGAGGTGGTAGAATGTGAGAGTGAGAGGGAGAGGGAGAGTGACGGCGAGGGAGTTTATAGGAGGAATTTTGTCGATAAGAGAGAGGACTCGAGGAAAGGAGTGATCAAGAAGATTGAAGGTGGCGGGGATAGGTTGTTTATTAGCAGAGAAGATGTTGAAGGTATTGAAGTGTGGGAAAGTTCCCATTCTGCTGGAGCCATTTCTGTTTTGTGACCAATTGGGATAGGATTTTATAGGTAGGGTTGGGTTTCGTTACCTTGTTGTaagattcttcttcctccataaaAACTATGTAGTTGGTTGATGTTCTGATTTTTTGTGAATAGCCATAATTTGATGCAATTTTATTGATTTCATTTTCTTTACTGCATTAGCACTAGTAGCTTGAATAAACCACAATGGATCTTAAATTACTTTGTTATGATGTTCAAGATCAATTAACCTTTTGGGTCAAGTGTATCATCAAAACTAACTATATTTTACTTCTCTGTTTATCTTAATACCAACTTTCTCATGTATATTGTAATCATATCTGACTTAAATGTTAGAGAAGTTTGATGATGGATATATAACCATTTTGATTGACACATGAGAAAATGAGAAGTCTGGTGGAAGCCTCAGATTGAACTCCCCTCGATTCAATGTTTTACTGACGATTTTTAGAATCTGAAGCACCATTTGTTCTGGGTCCAATAATCTCTAACTTCAGGTAACCCTCCATCACATATTTTATTAGTAGTAATTTCTCAATTGTTGATTGTCATTCCCACCCTTTCATGTATGGATTTTAtctttcaaatatgtaactataaGTCATTTCTAATGATTTGTTGATCACCCTAGTCTGCAAGTAATAGATTGGAAATCTGCCTATCATGTTGATTAATTAGAATTTGCAATCCTGCTTTAGGTGGGATGGTAAGAGAAAGAAGTTTTCAGCTTCATGATTTACGATATCCCATGCTCTGTCAATTAGTTGATTGCTCATTTTTATCGTCTATTCTATGTATTTTTCATTTCCTATCACAGGAAATTGTTTAACTACATTTAGTGTATATATGaaacttttttcttcttttattctcATTAAAATTCAGAAGCTCTACATATGATACCATTGTGAAAGTGTTACGGAACTTATGGTTCTATGAAAGAACAAAATAGAGGAAAGATAATTATTCGGTACAGATTTATTGATAGTGGAAAGAAAAATACACAGGAAGCTACTCCCCTAAATACTGAAAATTCTCCAGTCaaactaaacaacaaaagatcCTCTCTAAGGTTCTATGAGTTGATGTCCCATTACTATTATTAGTAATATCATCTCTAGCAGAAAGTTTAGATGCTTATAAGTTATAATAATTGACCGATCGGAGTTGGTTTAGTGAATGCATGCTAGGACTGCAAGTTATTAAATGAAAGTGCAATCCTTGGTGGGGGAATACCTTAGTTCAATGACTTAGGAAAAGTAAATCTCTTAAGGTAGGTCCTTGCTGCTCTGTTGATTTTGAATAGTATAGCCTCGTATAGGAGGAAACTTGTGATTTCATCTAAAAACATTTCTATCAATTTGTTGGCCAGAATGCAGATAGAAGTCTTGATAAATACTGGTGAAATGTTTTGGCAATTGGGCATTCAGGTATAAATTTTGTGAGGCTTCTCAATTGTGTGCTGCTTAGGAATCAGAATCACCCTTCAAATAGAAGGCAAAGTTGCTGCCACATTACCCTCCCATGTACGGACCAGGTTTCAGTGACCACATTACCCTCCCATGTACGGACCAGGTTTCAGTGACTTTGCAATAGTGTAACTTTGGTAACTTTAGGCAAAATAAAATTCATcacattaatataatatatattagttatttatttatgtaaCATTTTAACTAAAGTTACAAAGTCATGGGTAACAGTAAAGTTACCCAAGCCATTCCCCCCATGTACATATAGATGAAACAAATTGAAAGGGAACTAGGTAGCATGCGGTCAACTTGATTTTTTATTCTGTTAGAGGAAATCAGATTGCACGGAGTCATTAAAATTTTATGACAAAAGGAAAACATGTTGACATGTTGTATCACTGAGGTAGTATCATTGATATCACGCACAAGTTTTACCAGTTTTGTTATAATCAAATCCCATACGTAGAATATAATTATTTCGAATTGTTTGTTCAACCTTGTAACCTAAATCATACTATAAATCCCAAACTTGGTAAAGAGGGTATTCAAGTTTTTGAGCTGtccatatatttcaattttaggtACTGCTTGATccaaataacagaaacataaacatGAGAGTAGAACTGCACTAATAACGTTCCACTTCTCAAAATAACATTCCACTATACAAGAGTACTTTCTAGTGGCTAAACCAAAGCCCCCACCTTGAGAAGGGACCTGGATTGTCAGCATTTTAGTTTTCATGATTGCAAGTAAATCTGGATTGTTGGTGCAAGATTCAAAGACACACAACAAATTAAAAGTCATTTACTTCTTTTAATGGTTCAGTTTAATCAtgcatttatttcttttaatgGTTTAGATTAGATTAACAATACAGTCACATTTAAAAGTGTTTGCAGAATTGCAGTGAATCCAAGAAGAAGTAGAATGGTTGGAGAAAGGACACGAGATGTAGAGTGCACCATTAAATATTTTGGacctttataatattatttattttgaaattttgatatccggccttgcgaccgactaatccaagaAGACCAATCCCACCGTCCACTAGCGGGGACTCCGTTTAAATCCAgaacaaagctctgtatggaccGGTCCAACACAAAAATTGTTAGCACCTAGCAAgattcgaactcaggacctcgagaggagcacactctcaagacccaagcctCCACAAATGACCTTGATTAGATATTgataaatttcaaataattttttaaattaaaattatcagTATATCATGTCTATTATAACGCTTGGAATAATCACGTCTAAGGGCATACACTACTTCTCATAATGCAAAGTCCAGAAAATTTGAGGCCACGTTTTGCCTTTTATTTGTTCCTTGTAAGACATGATTTCTGTTCCATTAGGGAACAGAATGTTCGGTGCAATGGTGATATGAGATATTGGATTGGTAAACAAATTTCTGATACGACGGAGAGGAGATTGACATGCATGGTTGGTATTCAAATGCTTATGTCAGTAAGAGAATGAGAAGTAATGTGAGAGCGATAagaaatttgaatatttgaaatgaCGCGCTTTACTCTTTCATATCAAGAGTAGTTGAAATCGTTCACGCATGATGCAACGTGCGGTGCAAACAACTGTTTGATTGGATCAGATGGTAGTTGATGCATTGAAGTGTGAGATCGCTGGTTTCTCACCAAACAAATGCTACATGTTATGCACGCCTTTAATTCGAGGTGTGCTATTGTGCTTTACGAACGACCCATAACATTTGCCCCTCAAGACCTTATTTCTACACTGTAGAATGAAGGCTGTGCCATGTTCACTTTTAGGCTGACTGCTAACATGAGTAAGTGATGGGACTTGATGGGACATCATTAGCATTGAGAACATGCGTACGATAAATGTTTTTCTCTTGATCAACGATGTTTCACAAGGAAGTACCAACACATGTCCTTATATCTGACGATGATGATACCCTCTCTGTCTTAGGATGCTAATGTACTTTGAACATTCCATGATAAAATCTCGACCGTTGGTGGGTTCACACTTCCTAATGTTGTGGATTACATAGTTTACTACAACAAAAATGTAAATAAGAAGTTCTTGGACAAGTGATATTCTCTTTTCTCGCTGCCCGTGGATTTAAGAAGCTCTTCTTCTTCGTTTGAGATTTATTCCATTGTTGTCAACTTCCTTGCACATGTATTCTTCTCTGACTATTTTTGTGCCCTTTCTTTCAGCGCGTGGATACCAAAGATTTATTTCTGTTAAGGTAACACCCAtgttttactttctcttaatatTGTTTTCTTCATTAGGGTTTTTGGAGAAGAGGGCCATGGCCTTTTGGTCTGTCTGTTTTACAGTTTGATGAATCCCTTTGTCGTACACGTACTTTGATAATGATGCTTTAAGTCTATCTTCGGAAGATATttgtatttattctttttatgtgCTGACAAAATCTTTATAATGAAGGACTTTCAACCTTAAATTCGCAAGGTGAAAGGTGATAACTCATATGTGTTGGTGACTAAAAGACGTTGGATATTGCTTATGTCTTTGTTGCTTAGGACGGTCTAGACCGTGCCTTTGTGGAAGTGGAATCTTCTAAAGATTAGGGGGTGATTCTCCCTGAGAAACACAAGAGGATCTGCAATAAATTTGACGAGTTTGTTGTTCCCCTTCATGAATGCCGATTCTCTTTGATAGGATTCTTCCATCCCTTAAATAATTTTGAGGTTAGCGTGCTTAATCATTTATTTAACACCCTTTTAGAATTGCATTTGATGAACTGAGCTTACATCAATTTTTTAAGCATTGGTGCGAGTATAAGAATGTTGTTTTGATTGCGCCCCCTTCTTTCACCTCTTCAAAGCCCAACACAACTCTAGTAATTTGACACATGGTCAATGTCTAATATCCCTCAAACAATGTACTAAGATGTTTAATGTTTATTCGGAGAGCATGAAGCATCTCAAAGGCCGAGATTGTTTTGTTTCCCCACTCAATGATATAGCTCATGCCAACGTATGCATCATAGAGCCCAGGCCGCCTTATCAATGGTTGAATAGGTTCTCCAAATTATGATGTTGGAGTCACTTTTCAAAAAATTTTGAACCACCATAAAATGGACGACTAGTCTCAAGTGGAGATTGACTTGAAGAGGCAATTAGTATCCTTCTTCGAGGGTCTGGGCTACATTGACAGTGTTGTCCCCTCTAATGTGGCGTTGAAGAAATAAATAAGCGTCACATAGAGACACACTTGCTAGTAGATGCTGGCACGAAGGAGGCCTGAAAGATCATCTTTGGTGAGTGACACAGGGACTATCGCCCTTGAGATTGTTTTGGTGACTCTTTTCTAACATGTCTATTTTGACTTGCAGATAAGATAAACTATTAAGAAATAATGCAAAGATGAAAAGGACTCTAGTAATTTCTTCTTTGGGGGATGCTACCAACGTTCTAGCTACTAAGGGGTGTTCAGACTATGGTGTCCTCAATTGAGATGGTTACTCTATGTTTGCCTAATCCAATGCGAGGGGAGGTTTGTGATTCTTTCGATCAGATTATAGTGGAAAATGCTCCACACTCATTGCCGACCGTAGCTATAGGGAGTTTGTCCACCGACGTTGGACGCTTGAGCAAGACTTGGGGGTACATGGTTTTACGGGAGGGTCTACGACGACTCTAGTGGCCCCGCCCCTTGCTCCTTGTTCGCCTTGGTCCAAAAACGCTCAGGGAGATTCGAGCTTCTATTTCTAAAAAAGACTACACTAAAGACACATTGGATCAAACTTCCGGTGTGTTGAAGATTTCAATATGAAAAATGATGTATCAATTAGACATtttacatttaaatttttttgtttccaAATCTAGAAATGTATTTCTAATGCATCCAATATCATAAGTTAATGCTACAATTATTATTCTAGATGCGTAACTACGACGTTACATTTTTGATATCAAAGTAGGTCGGTTCATGGGCTCAAGAAATTATTTTAGTGTaactctcaagaagaaattcTTGGAGAGAGAAGTAGGTCAAACCTCTATAAATTTCAGTGCGATCCCTCTTTCCGtatgtcttttatttttgttaatttattttttcccATCTCTAAttccttctttctatttttctGCTGCTTTATATCTggactaaaataatttttttaaagatttttttttttaaattaagcaCAATTTCTACACTTCACAATTCACCCGCtcttgtgtttggagtcacttgtTCAACTAGTGGCATCATAGCCTACATTTCATTCAAGACAAAATGCCCCAGGAGAAAGGAAATGACTTTAAATGATAAACTTAACAAATCCCATCCTTTAATGGAGACTGATATGCTTTGTGGTAAGAGAAGATGAGAATCTTCATAGAAGAGATAGATTTTGAAATGTGGAAGACTATGAAAAAGGCTCATTTGTTCCCACACATGAAGTCAATGCCGTTGTGGTAaaataaaaggaagatgattGGACCAAAGTGGAAAGAGAGAAAATGCAGTGCAGTCTGAAAGATAAAATTATTATCACTACCGTCCTCGGTCTTGATGAGTTTTTACGTGTTTCACACTATGTGACTACTAAAGAAATCTGGGTCACCCTCCAAATTACCCATAAAGGTACTACTGAGGTTAATAGGGAAAGGATGGACCCATTGACTAATGAATATGAACTATTCATAATGAAGcttgaagaaaatatttatgatatGCAAAAACGCTTTATCCTTATATTTAATCGCATGAGAACCTTTGGAAAAGTTTTTCACTAACCTCTCCAGTCTCCTCAATGACATAAAAATTGTCATTGATGTCGTTACTACCATTATTTCATAACTCACAAATATTTCaacctcatcatcttcttcaatgacACCTTCAATGTCATTGACATTAGACTAACATCCTAATTGACTTTAATATATTCTTCTTTGTGTTATCAACACTTTCATTTTTATTGATTTCTTCAGAAACATCTCTACTAACATCCTTTCCAACATCTTGATTTTCCTCCCTATTGTCACTAACATCATTAATGACATGTACACCATATTCTTGACTACCTTCAACATTTACATTCTCATTGTCGACCACATCTATATCTTTACTAACAATCTAAGTAAGAACCCCATTGAACACGAGTAAACCAAATATATTGACATTTGACATCATTTCATCAAGGAATTCatagaagaaaataaaatcgtTCTTGAGTATGTTCGAAAAGACAAACAATTAGCTGACATTTTCATAAAAGCTCTTGATGTTActcaatttaaaaattttagtccaGCTTTAGAAATATGTGTTTGACTTATATCATTTAAAGTGCATGTGGCTGGAAATTTATTCGGGTGTTATGGAAATCTTATAAGCCCATTTGCATCAATAAAATGTCTCTTATTTCCTTCATCTCaacaaaaaaaagttttattttattaatattaaagaaATGAAGTTTTTGTTCTTTCATTTTTAGGCTTTAACTCTCTCACTAACCTTTCATCTCCCTCTGACATTGTGAATCTCTCTGACACCATGTTTGGAACTAGGAAAGATAACAATACTTTAGGTAAGGACAAGAAGACTATAAagaaaaaaattcccaaaaaagGATGAAAGGTTTTACGAATGTCCATGGTGTTCTCATGAAAGGCATCACGATTGGAGAAAAAGCTGATGATAAGTTCAAAGGTATTTCTCCTATATTCAAGCCAAAGGAGTTCAATCATAGGAAGTTAAAGAAAGTTATTTATCACACTCCCCTCTCCACGTCTGACCTAACCAGTGATAATTCTGTTTCTCGTAAGAACATTAAAGTTGTCAAGGATCCTGAAAAGATTCTCTCAGTTGAGAGATCTCATTATGAAGTTCCACTTAACATTTCTTTTCTCATTATGTTGCTTTCTAATATTTACCAGGGTAATTCTTCTAATCCTATGATCCCTAGTAACGTTACGAATGCTAGCAATGTGGATCAAGATGTAATTGAGCAAATAGAGGTAAAAAATAATGTAAATGATGGAATGGATTACCTAATTCAAACCATTGACACTATTAATGAATGTGATAATCCACCTAGTGATAATTCTATAGACATAATCCTAAATGTTGAAACTGGTCTTAGCGAACTCATGCATGATACCTCCACTATTGTTGATCCTAAAGTTTATGAAAATGTCAACAAAGATGCTAGTAAAGATGTTACTGATGATGATAGTAAAAATATAGACGTGATTGGCAATGAGCATGTAAATGGTGAAGTTAGTCAAGAATACAATATAGATGTCATGAATGATGTTAATGATAATGTGGAGGAAAATCAAGATGTTGATAAGAATGTTAGTAGTGGCGTCTGTAAAGAAATCATTAAAAATGACATTGTTGATAACAACGAAGATGAAGATATTAAAGTTAGTCAGGATGTTAGTATTGATGTCAATGACATTGAAGGTGTCATTGAAGAGAATGATGATGCTGAAAAAGTTGTGAGTGAAGATGTCCAAAATAATGTTAGTAATGATGTAGATATCATTAAGGAGATTGAAGAGGTTAGTGAAGATATGGgtgattatgttgatgatattgttcATGAAGTATATGATGTGAGGATATCATCTAGAAACACTAAGAAGGTGACTAAAGAGCCTAAAGAACTATTGGTGACGAAGAGGTAGGTCTGCACTGGCGAAGTGAGAAATGTTAGCATTTACTATTAGTATACATATGCTTTAATATTTTGTAGGATGGAGTCCAATTCATGtttataaaattaactaaatTTAAAAATGTTAATATGATATCTCAACTACATAGTTAAAAAGCAACAAACCAATTTCAAAATACTTTAAAAACTAAGGATTTATACATGATATGTTGTAAAGTAATGTACTAAAGGGTAGAGTAGGGCAATAGTTTGGTTTGTACATGATGTTTAACTATTTTGTTTGGAATGACAACAATAAATAGGTTTGCATAGCTCCTACAACATTAAATACTAAGGATTCGTTCCAATAAGTGAAGAAGGTGCAAGAGAA includes the following:
- the LOC131623655 gene encoding glutathione S-transferase T3-like; translation: MASNKEAVLATTSSVSESYPPSMFDRRSIKTEKSSTMFYENHEVLTFRNMAPEAPPGIMIIPNARDGLTGLSKAQTPPISSQFGLNNVMLGEEQLSTKKKPRTKFTPGEDRILIQAWLNVPRIAIVEANKRADSFWSRMKNNYNECRGRFKPRGESQIKSRWHRLSNIVKNFAGCYKAAFEKKKSGSSESDIMGNAYTLYYQDEGEHFKLEFAWRLLKDEPKWLNASFEGTSKRTKVSASGTYSTTSNLETPSSCEYNAASPTVVCPTETEVEKRKGKSKSEETSSANVEVIEMEKIPKTKVLVMAEMARIQDEQNKLKEKELNLKEREFELEFLFKDTSGMTARQQRDHEMLCNVIRKKHGIM
- the LOC131623698 gene encoding protein ENDOPLASMIC RETICULUM-ARRESTED PEN3-like; this translates as MEEESTSNATVESNTSDRIKLNVGGKLFETTLSTIRSGGPDSLLFALSNRFSNDPNPVFIDRDPEIFSVLLSLLRTTHLPSTAFRFSKQELADEANFYGIDSHLKAATSPPPFSGIDASIVGTVRPASEGFPSTFTAADNGSVWIAHGGQLSSYDWNLIHSATVRTHLDDIKSICRVWPEIAAVGTASDAGLHFYNFSGSRHVGSIHWSDPTDPRIFKARVNAITASENSVFASFDCSHRENCILEVDKAKIQIVSQLGRQSGNQAKHMVPMKLTWIQSTGVLVGSAVTGGAFGYSGYIRLWDPKSGEVVWETHEPGASGRSSRFGDSFSAIEVDVEKMLLFKLCSKSGDLAMADMRRLGDDPWIYLKEKNPSLWTDGGDGSTSSVVHCYKGQVFVGRGGELEVWSRVQEVVECESERERESDGEGVYRRNFVDKREDSRKGVIKKIEGGGDRLFISREDVEGIEVWESSHSAGAISVL